The following is a genomic window from Microaerobacter geothermalis.
TGATGGATAATTCTCTTGACAGGGAGCAGTTGAAAAAGCTTTTTGAAGAAAGAGCTCTTGCGAAAAACAGTATGGACGCAAGAAAGGTTATGGAAATCCGGGAAGAAATGGAGAGGATTGAAGCAAGAAGACTGCAGCCTCATTTTATCGAATCGTTCTTTATTAGTGCATTTAGGTATTTGGGTGGCACTATCAGGGAAAGAGAACCCAGAAGATACGAAATTACTCATGTGCCTGCCGTAATTCGAAATCGTGACAGGGTTATAGGTCTGGGAGAACCAGTATTACAAAGGTATGAGAGGGTATGTTTTGAAAAGGAGCTTATCAATATACAGGGGAAACCACTTGCAGCTTTTATTTGTCCGGGCCATCCCTTGCTTGAGTCGGTAATAGATTTAATAAGGGAAAGAAACGCGGATGTATTGAAGCGAGGGGCCATACTTGTTGATGAGACAGGGAACAGTAATGAATTGAGAGTATTGTTTTATATAGAGAACTCCATACAGGATGCCCGTACAGATGCAAACGGGAGAAGGAGGATAGTATCAAAGCAGGTTCATTTTGTAGAGATAGACAGCAATGGCAATAAAAAAAATGCCGGTTATGCGCCATATCTCGACTATAGAAGTCTTAAAGAGGAAGAAAAAGAGAAAGCCGGCAAAATACTTGAACAGGCTGGTTGGCTGAAAAACGACATTGAGAATATGGCTGCCGAATATGCGATAACTGAGCTTGTGCCCAGGCATTTTGAAGAAGTTAAGAAGAGGAAGATTGAGTTAGTTGAAAAGACTATGGCAGCTGTAAAGGACAGGCTGACGAAAGAAATTAACTATTGGGACAGGCGAAGCCAGGAACTGAAAGACCAGGAGCGTGCCGGCAAGCCGAATGCAAGGCTTAATTCCGAGCAGGCTGCAAGACGTGCGGAAGAATTGGCTGGGAGACTCCAAAAACGCATGGAAGAACTGGAACAGGAAAAACGGCTTTCACCTCTGCCGCCGGTGATTATAGGCGGGGCTTTAGTCATACCTGTTTCCATGTTAAACTCTATGGAAGATACTTACTCTCCGGGCTTATTTGGTCAGAACACCCAAGAGGTTGAAAAAGCTGCAATGCAGGCCGTGATAATGGTAGAAAGAGAAAAGGGTTATGTGCCTGTTGACGTAAGCGCGGATAAATGCGGTTATGATATTGAATCTAAAACAGGGAACGGGAAACTCCGATTCATAGAAGTAAAGGGAAGAACCAGGGGAGCAGTAACCATAACGGTAACCAAAAACGAAATCCTTACAGCCCTCAATAAGCCGGAAGATTTTATTTTGGCAGTTGTTGAGGTTGATAGTAATAAAGCAAAGGTGTGCTACATGAAGAAACCCTTTAGATATCAGCCGGATTTCGCAGCTACAAGCGTTAACTACAGTATTGAAGAACTAATGGCTGTAAGTACTGAAGTCGAGACTAGGGAGATGATTTTAGATGGAGTATAAGAAAAAATTAATTGAGGTGGCACTGCCGCTCGAAGTAATCAATCGGGAATCGGCAAGAGAAAAATCAATCAGGCATGGGCATCCTTCCACATTACATCTATGGTGGTCGAGAAAACCGCTTGCCACTGCGAGAGCTGTGCTTTTTGCTTCTCTTGTGGATGACCCTTCGGCTCATCCTGACAAGTTTCCTACGGAAGAAGAACAAGAGAAGGAACGCCAGAGATTGTTTGGTATTATTGAAGAACTGGTGATATGGGAAAACAGCAACAATGAAGAAGTTCTGAATAAAGCAAGAGAGGAAATATTGAAATCTACAGGCGGTAATCTGCCTCCATTTTATGATCCGTTTTGCGGTGGCGGCTCAATCCCACTGGAAGCGCAGCGGTTGGGTTTAAAGGCTTATGCCGGTGATCTTAATCCGGTTGCTGTGTTAATCACCAAAGCGTTGATAGAAATACCGCCGAAATTTGCAAATATGCCCCCCGTGAATCCTGAGGCAAGAAGGGAATTAAGTTTTAAAACGGGGTGGAAAGGAACTTCCGGTCTTGCTGAAGACGTGCGATATTACGGCAAGTGGATGAGGGATGAGGCTTTTAAGCGTATTGGTCATCTTTATCCCAAGGTTAAATTGCCAAAAGAATATGGCGGCGGAGAAGCAACTGTTATAGCTTGGATTTGGTGTAGGACAGTGAAATGTCCAAACCCGGCTTGTGGTGCAGAAATGCCCTTGACGAGCAAATTTTGGTTATCCTCAAAGAGGGGAACAAAAGCCTGGATAGAACCGGTTGTTAATAAAAATAAAGTCGAATTTGTAGTAAAAACAGGAAGTGGCACTGCCAAGGATGGCACGGTAAACCGAAGCGGAGCAAAATGTATATGCTGTGGAACACCCGTTTCTTTTGACTATATACGGACAGAAGGCAAAGCTGGCAGACTTGGCAAACGATTAATGGCAATTGTATCAGAAGGCGAGAGGAGGAGATATTACTTACCGCCAAATCAGGAGCATGAAAATTTAAGTAACATAAATAATCAATTGGATTACCCGGATGCAGATTTGCCCTATAATCCAAGAGATTTTAAAACTCCCAACTATGGATTAACAAAGTTTTCAGATTTATTTACAAACAGACAACTTACAGCATTAACAACTTTCAGTGACATGATTTCCGAAGTAAAGCTGAAAGTATATAATGACGCTATTTCTGCAGGCTTGCCGGATGACCAATTAGGAATTAACGACGGTGATAGAGGTGCAAAAGCGTATTCTGAAGCAATTGCTACTTACCTGGCGTTTTTAGTTGATCAATTGGCAAATCATCAATCAACGATAAATAGTTGGAATTCTACCAACTCACAAATGAGGAGTGTATTTGCAAGGCAAGCTATACCTATGGTTTGGGACTTTGCAGAAAGCAACCCTTTTTGCAATTCTTCCGGTAGTTATAATAATTTATTTGAAAGAATGATAAAAGGCTTTTCAACTATTCCGGCTAAAAAGGAAGGAAATGCTTTACAAGTAGATGCTGCGATATTTTCTTTTCAGGATAAGGATAAGTTTTTGATTTCAACAGATCCGCCTTATTATGATAATATTGGATATGCAGATTTATCCGATTATTTCTATATATGGTTGCGCCGCTCTTTGGGGAATATTTATCCCGATATATTAAGTACGGTACTGGTGCCGAAAGCACAAGAACTAGTTGCAACTCCATATCGTTTTGAAGGAGATAGAGAAAAGGCTAAGGAGTTTTTTGAACAAGGTTTGTACAAAGCTTTTAACAATATGAAAGAAATTGCCAAAGAAGAACTTCCAGTTACAATTTATTATGCTTTTAAGCAAAGTGAAATTGAAAGTAATGATGAAGATGATGATATAAATGTATCATCAACTGGCTGGGAAACAATGCTTGAAGGACTTATAAAATCTGGTTTTGAAATTGTTGGTACTTGGCCTATTAGAACAGAAAAAATAGGACGTTCTGTTGAAATCGGTACAAATGCCCTTGCTTCGTCGATCGTTATTGTATGCCGAGTAAAAAAAGACAGTTTAAATATGATAACAAGACGAGAGTATTTAAATATCTTACGTAAAGAATTACCTGCAGCACTAAAAAAATTACAGCAAGGCAACATTGCTCCTGTTGACCTTGCACAGGCGACTATTGGACCAGGGATGTCCGTATTTTCCCGTTACTCAAAAGTGCTTGAAGCAGACGGTACCCCTATGACAGTCCGTACAGCCTTGCAAATTATCAACCAGGAGTTGGATGCTTACCTTACGGCACAGGAAGGCGAGATGGATGCTGACAGCCGTTTCTGTGTATCATGGTATGAGCAATTCGGGATGAATGAAGCTCCTTTCGGTGAGGCCGATGTTTTAGCCCGTGCTAAAAATACTTCAGTAGGAAGATTGGAGGAAAAAGGCGTAGTTTACTCGGCAAAAGGAAAGGTGAGGCTTCTTAAACGTGAAGAACTGGATGAAAAATGGTCTCCTGTATCGTCTTCGAGCAGCTACATGATTTGGATGTGCACGCAGCAGCTGGTTAAAACCCTGGAAAACGAAGGAGAGATTAAGGCCGCAGAACTTGTTCATGAAATGCGCAGCGATGTTGTCGAAAATTCTAAGGCGTTAGCATACAGGCTTTATACTATAGCAGAGAGAAAGGGCTGGACTGAAGAAGCCTATGCATACAATGCTTTGGTTGTCTCATGGCCGGATATACAGAAAAAAGCGTTGGAACTTGCTGCAAGGTCATATGAGCAGCAATCACTTTTTTAGTTGGGGATTAAGGAGGTAATGAGTGATGAGTGAAAATGTAAATATTATTAACCAGGGATTCAGATATCTTTTAAAAGCCTTGGCCCCCTATGTAGCGCGTGAACTCCGGATCGAATATAAAGGCGAATGGTGGAGTGAAGGAGTTCTTAATACATTAAGGGATGAACAGCGGAAAGGGCTCCCGGAAAAAGGTGATTGGGCTGAACTTGTTGATTCTCTCGATATTATGCGTTGCCTCACGTTAATTGATGTGCACTGGGTAAACATTTTTAAACGTAAATTAAGCATTGATCACAGGAACTGGACGAAAGAACTGATAGGTGTCCGGCATAAATGTGCCCATATCGGTGGTCAGGATTTTGATACCGATTATACTTGGCGCGCACTGGATACCATGGCGCGTTTATGCGAGCAGATTGATGCCGAGAGCACTGAGGAGATAAGAACTTTAATCAGGAAAATCCGTTATGGGACTCCTGAAGCTTCCATATATTCTAATAATGGTGCTGCTTCTGCTCAAACAACAACTACCAAGATAGATAAGAGCGGTGTTCTTTCTACTCCACCGCTTTCAGGGCTCCCTTCATGGAGATTTGTGATTGAACCGCATCCTGATGTCGCCCAGGGAAGATACAGAAATGCAGAGTTTGCTGCTGATCTTGCCCAGGTGGCCCGTGGCGAAGGATCTATAGAATATAAAGATCCGGTGGAATTTTTTGCTCGGACATATATAACTGAAGGAATGACAGGCCTTCTTGTTCAGGCTTTAAGGCGTGTGGCAGGAAAAGACGGAGAACCCGTTATCCAGCTTAAAACTGCCTTTGGCGGTGGAAAGACCCACAGTATGTTGGCACTGTATCACCTGCTGAGGGGACAGGCTTCTATAGACAAGATGCCGAATGTTAAGCCGGTACTTGAAAGAGCTGGGCTTTCATCGGTTGTAAAAACCAATGTAGCTGTTCTTGTTGGTACAGCTCTCGACCCTTCCAAAAGCAAAAGGCCGCCTAAATATCCCGGCATTACTATTAATACACTATGGGGTGAAATGGCGGCGCAACTTGCTGAGCAGGCAGGCGATTTAAGCTTATATGATTATGTAAAAGAGGCTGATAAGAAAGGTGTTTCACCTGGTTCAGAAGCGTTAACTAAACTTTTTGATGCTTGCGGCCCTTGTTTAATACTAATTGATGAGCTCGTAGCCTATGCCAAAAAGTTGTATGGTGTTGCCGGACTGCCTGCAGGTAGTTTTGATAATTTGATTTCATTCATTCAAGAATTGACTGAAGCTGCTCGTGCCAGTAAGAACAGTCTTGTTGTTGCTTCTATACCTGAGTCTGACATTGAAATTGGTGGTGAGGCTGGAAAGATCGCCCTTGAGACTATTGAGCATACCTTTGGTAGGATGGAAGCAATATGGAAACCGGTAGGCGCTAATGAAGGATTTGAGATCGTGA
Proteins encoded in this region:
- a CDS encoding DUF1156 domain-containing protein, translating into MEYKKKLIEVALPLEVINRESAREKSIRHGHPSTLHLWWSRKPLATARAVLFASLVDDPSAHPDKFPTEEEQEKERQRLFGIIEELVIWENSNNEEVLNKAREEILKSTGGNLPPFYDPFCGGGSIPLEAQRLGLKAYAGDLNPVAVLITKALIEIPPKFANMPPVNPEARRELSFKTGWKGTSGLAEDVRYYGKWMRDEAFKRIGHLYPKVKLPKEYGGGEATVIAWIWCRTVKCPNPACGAEMPLTSKFWLSSKRGTKAWIEPVVNKNKVEFVVKTGSGTAKDGTVNRSGAKCICCGTPVSFDYIRTEGKAGRLGKRLMAIVSEGERRRYYLPPNQEHENLSNINNQLDYPDADLPYNPRDFKTPNYGLTKFSDLFTNRQLTALTTFSDMISEVKLKVYNDAISAGLPDDQLGINDGDRGAKAYSEAIATYLAFLVDQLANHQSTINSWNSTNSQMRSVFARQAIPMVWDFAESNPFCNSSGSYNNLFERMIKGFSTIPAKKEGNALQVDAAIFSFQDKDKFLISTDPPYYDNIGYADLSDYFYIWLRRSLGNIYPDILSTVLVPKAQELVATPYRFEGDREKAKEFFEQGLYKAFNNMKEIAKEELPVTIYYAFKQSEIESNDEDDDINVSSTGWETMLEGLIKSGFEIVGTWPIRTEKIGRSVEIGTNALASSIVIVCRVKKDSLNMITRREYLNILRKELPAALKKLQQGNIAPVDLAQATIGPGMSVFSRYSKVLEADGTPMTVRTALQIINQELDAYLTAQEGEMDADSRFCVSWYEQFGMNEAPFGEADVLARAKNTSVGRLEEKGVVYSAKGKVRLLKREELDEKWSPVSSSSSYMIWMCTQQLVKTLENEGEIKAAELVHEMRSDVVENSKALAYRLYTIAERKGWTEEAYAYNALVVSWPDIQKKALELAARSYEQQSLF